One part of the Tunicatimonas pelagia genome encodes these proteins:
- a CDS encoding ArsR/SmtB family transcription factor codes for MGLVKTEIFTESQNEIALFAKAFGHPARVAILQHLFKVDGCVCGDIVDEIGLAQPTISQHLKELKHLGLIKGNVEGTRVCYCIDTGNWTKMKEIMNQFLDQDTSQPVCC; via the coding sequence ATGGGATTAGTTAAGACCGAAATATTTACTGAGTCACAAAATGAGATTGCGCTATTTGCTAAGGCATTCGGCCACCCTGCTCGGGTGGCGATTTTGCAGCACTTGTTTAAAGTTGATGGCTGTGTTTGCGGCGACATCGTTGACGAAATAGGGCTGGCGCAACCCACAATATCGCAACATTTAAAAGAGCTGAAACACCTGGGTTTAATTAAAGGCAATGTGGAAGGTACCCGGGTTTGCTATTGTATAGACACGGGAAATTGGACTAAGATGAAAGAAATAATGAATCAGTTTTTAGACCAAGATACTTCGCAGCCAGTGTGCTGCTAA
- a CDS encoding GMC oxidoreductase has protein sequence MYVNSKGMEENTYDAIVIGSGISGGWAAKELCEKGLKTLVLERGRMVEHVKDYITANKEPWEFPTRERTPPEEIKEHYPKQSRTGYTVRESSKHWFVKDSEHPYQETKRFDWMRGYHVGGRSIMWGRHSYRFSDLDFEANMRDGHGVDWPIRYADIDPWYTYAEGYAGIHGMNEGLPQLPDGNFLPPMEFNCLEKHFREKVAENFGGRVVTMGRTANLTQNHNGRVKCQYRNRCIRGCPYGGYFSSNAATLPAAQATGNLTLRPDSIVTSIIYDKEQRKAVGVNVIDRETNEAMEFNAKVIFCCASAVASTSILMNSKSDAFPDGIGASSGELGHNLMDHHFRTGASGDYDGFADQYYYGRKPTGFYIPRFRNVDKASEQKDYVRGFGYQGGGSRESWQSAVAEMGFGASLKEKIVEPGPWRMGMTAFAETLPYHENKMTLDYENTDKWGQPTVIFDAEFKENEMAMRPDMANSAAEMLEAAGFKNVQTYDAGSWPGLGIHEMGTARMGRDPKTSVLNKWNQVHDVPNVYVTDGACMTSAACVNPSLTYMALTARAADHAVNELKKMNL, from the coding sequence ATGTACGTAAATTCCAAAGGCATGGAAGAGAATACCTACGATGCTATTGTCATCGGGTCGGGTATTAGTGGCGGTTGGGCCGCGAAAGAACTTTGTGAAAAAGGGTTGAAAACCCTAGTGTTGGAGCGAGGCCGCATGGTGGAGCATGTCAAAGATTACATCACGGCAAACAAAGAACCCTGGGAGTTTCCCACCCGGGAACGAACACCACCCGAAGAAATCAAGGAGCATTATCCCAAACAGAGCCGCACGGGTTACACGGTTCGGGAGTCGTCTAAACATTGGTTTGTAAAAGATAGCGAACATCCGTACCAGGAAACCAAACGTTTTGACTGGATGCGGGGCTACCACGTAGGGGGACGTTCTATTATGTGGGGCCGTCACAGCTACCGCTTCAGTGACTTGGATTTTGAGGCCAATATGCGCGATGGGCACGGGGTAGACTGGCCAATTCGCTACGCCGATATTGACCCTTGGTATACTTATGCTGAAGGCTACGCCGGAATCCACGGAATGAATGAGGGGCTGCCTCAACTACCCGATGGCAACTTTCTTCCCCCGATGGAATTTAACTGCCTGGAAAAACACTTTCGGGAAAAAGTTGCGGAAAATTTTGGCGGACGAGTGGTGACGATGGGTCGCACGGCTAATCTGACCCAAAACCACAACGGGCGGGTAAAATGCCAGTATCGTAACCGTTGTATTCGGGGCTGTCCTTACGGGGGCTACTTCAGCAGCAATGCAGCTACCCTGCCCGCAGCGCAGGCAACTGGAAACTTAACGTTACGTCCTGACTCCATTGTTACTTCAATCATCTACGATAAAGAACAGCGAAAGGCCGTGGGAGTAAATGTGATTGACCGGGAGACGAATGAAGCAATGGAGTTTAACGCCAAAGTGATTTTCTGCTGTGCGTCGGCTGTTGCTTCTACCTCGATCCTAATGAACTCTAAGTCTGATGCTTTCCCCGATGGTATCGGAGCAAGTAGCGGTGAGCTAGGTCATAACCTAATGGATCATCACTTCCGCACTGGAGCGAGTGGCGACTACGATGGTTTTGCCGATCAATACTACTACGGACGTAAGCCTACCGGATTTTACATCCCCCGCTTCCGCAACGTGGATAAAGCCAGTGAGCAAAAAGATTACGTACGAGGCTTTGGCTACCAAGGCGGGGGCAGTCGGGAGAGTTGGCAGAGTGCCGTAGCGGAAATGGGTTTCGGAGCTAGCTTGAAGGAGAAAATTGTAGAACCCGGTCCGTGGCGCATGGGTATGACGGCTTTTGCCGAAACCCTGCCTTACCACGAGAATAAAATGACGCTGGACTACGAAAATACCGATAAGTGGGGGCAACCTACCGTTATTTTTGATGCTGAATTTAAGGAGAATGAAATGGCGATGCGGCCGGATATGGCCAACTCAGCTGCTGAGATGCTAGAAGCAGCCGGCTTCAAAAATGTTCAGACCTACGATGCGGGAAGCTGGCCTGGCTTGGGAATTCACGAAATGGGTACTGCTCGCATGGGTCGTGACCCAAAAACCTCGGTACTCAACAAGTGGAACCAAGTACACGATGTGCCTAACGTTTACGTGACCGACGGAGCCTGCATGACTTCGGCTGCTTGCGTAAACCCTTCGCTCACTTATATGGCACTAACTGCCCGGGCGGCCGACCATGCGGTAAATGAGTTAAAAAAAATGAATCTCTGA
- a CDS encoding DUF1778 domain-containing protein, translating into MEAQISKDERIELRVSATDKRIFKRAQKLSGDKSFSSFIVRVVKEQAQEIVAKNDRVIATETDRQIFFDAVFNNTKPNQNLIEAAKRYKSKKS; encoded by the coding sequence ATGGAAGCACAGATAAGCAAAGACGAACGTATTGAATTAAGAGTCTCCGCTACTGACAAAAGAATTTTCAAAAGAGCCCAAAAACTTAGCGGAGACAAGTCATTTAGTAGCTTTATAGTTCGAGTAGTTAAAGAACAAGCTCAAGAAATAGTTGCTAAAAATGATAGAGTTATTGCGACTGAAACAGACCGGCAGATTTTTTTTGATGCTGTATTTAATAATACTAAGCCAAATCAAAATTTGATAGAAGCTGCTAAAAGATACAAATCAAAAAAATCCTGA
- a CDS encoding class I SAM-dependent methyltransferase, with protein sequence MNDINTRETYDKLAKSYSDKIDYKPHNAFYDRPNTLSLLPEVAGKHVLDAGCGPGKYAEILMAKGATVIGIDLSPRMIEEAVKRNDSNGEFTVHDLTRPLGFEDQLFDIVICPLVLEYIYDWQPVFKEFNRVLKPRGTFVFSVTHPFSDYTYYKSKDYFTTEKVSATWTGFGGAIEVESFRRSLMDCINPLIENGFIVDKILEPLPVPEFEKYDPKHFKELNEFPIFMCVRAVKTV encoded by the coding sequence ATGAATGACATCAATACCCGAGAGACTTACGATAAGCTAGCTAAAAGCTATTCTGATAAGATAGATTATAAACCTCATAATGCTTTTTATGACCGTCCCAACACACTGAGTCTATTACCAGAGGTAGCCGGAAAACACGTGCTAGACGCGGGTTGTGGCCCGGGAAAATACGCGGAGATTCTGATGGCAAAAGGAGCAACAGTTATCGGAATAGATTTGAGCCCGAGAATGATTGAAGAGGCGGTAAAAAGAAATGATTCTAATGGTGAATTTACGGTTCATGATTTAACTCGCCCCCTAGGCTTTGAAGATCAACTATTTGATATTGTCATTTGCCCATTAGTACTAGAATATATCTACGACTGGCAACCGGTATTCAAAGAATTCAATAGAGTTTTGAAACCCCGAGGCACTTTCGTTTTTTCCGTTACCCATCCCTTTTCCGACTACACCTATTATAAATCTAAGGATTACTTTACGACCGAAAAGGTAAGTGCTACCTGGACGGGCTTCGGTGGAGCCATTGAAGTAGAAAGCTTCAGAAGATCATTAATGGATTGCATAAACCCGCTCATTGAAAACGGATTCATCGTAGATAAAATATTAGAGCCACTGCCCGTACCAGAATTTGAGAAGTACGATCCTAAACATTTTAAAGAACTCAATGAATTCCCAATCTTCATGTGTGTGAGGGCAGTAAAAACTGTGTGA
- a CDS encoding YjjG family noncanonical pyrimidine nucleotidase, whose product MKTYTHLLFDLDHTLWDYHRCANETLHELYDQYRLKQLGVHSADTFCRTFHQVNFRLWDLYNRGEYDSERLRRERFFLIFDELQLTYPKELPPTIAQDYLTTCPAKGHVIAGTFATLDTLKEKYTLHIITNGFSDVQLVKLKHANLSKYFQTVTTSDEAGYRKPHEGMFHYALDRIPATPEECIMIGDNLKSDILGAQNAKIDSVYFNPSQEKHNTTVTHEIQSLTELLTIL is encoded by the coding sequence GTGAAAACTTACACCCATTTACTTTTTGACCTTGACCACACCTTGTGGGATTATCACCGCTGTGCCAACGAAACCCTACACGAGCTATATGATCAATATCGCTTAAAGCAGCTGGGAGTACACTCAGCCGATACCTTTTGTCGGACATTTCATCAAGTCAATTTCCGGCTGTGGGATTTGTATAACCGAGGTGAGTACGATTCGGAACGGCTACGGCGGGAGCGGTTCTTTCTGATTTTTGATGAACTACAGTTGACGTACCCCAAAGAATTGCCACCTACTATAGCGCAGGACTATCTGACTACCTGCCCCGCCAAGGGACACGTTATTGCTGGTACCTTCGCTACGCTAGATACACTGAAAGAAAAGTACACGCTCCACATCATTACGAATGGCTTTTCCGATGTACAGTTGGTCAAACTTAAACATGCTAATCTGTCCAAATACTTTCAGACTGTGACCACCTCCGACGAAGCGGGTTACCGAAAACCGCACGAAGGCATGTTTCATTATGCCCTTGATCGTATCCCGGCTACTCCGGAAGAGTGCATTATGATTGGCGATAATCTGAAGTCTGATATTCTCGGGGCGCAAAATGCTAAGATTGATAGCGTATACTTCAATCCTAGTCAGGAAAAACATAATACAACCGTTACCCACGAAATTCAGTCGCTGACTGAGCTGCTTACTATTCTTTGA
- a CDS encoding GNAT family N-acetyltransferase has translation MNISILDKSHNRRSFNCEEQSLTDYIQKQVSQDIKKRLAICFVATDKDSNVIGYYTLTSESLGRELIPEKYIKKVPRNYNAPVILLGRLARDINEKGTGLGEYLLLDALFRAFTLSEESIGAMAVVVDPINEYAIKFYQKYGFEQLPDSEKMFLPMNTIKQII, from the coding sequence TTGAATATTTCGATTTTAGATAAATCTCACAATAGAAGGAGTTTTAATTGTGAAGAACAATCATTAACTGATTATATTCAAAAACAGGTTAGTCAAGACATTAAAAAAAGGCTTGCAATATGTTTTGTTGCAACAGACAAAGACAGCAATGTGATTGGCTACTATACTCTTACTAGCGAAAGTCTAGGTAGAGAACTAATACCTGAAAAATATATTAAAAAGGTTCCTCGGAATTATAATGCTCCTGTCATTCTACTTGGACGACTGGCTAGAGACATAAATGAAAAAGGAACAGGTCTTGGAGAATACCTTCTACTAGATGCTTTATTTAGAGCTTTTACTTTATCTGAAGAAAGTATTGGAGCTATGGCTGTTGTCGTCGATCCGATAAACGAATATGCAATAAAGTTTTATCAAAAGTATGGTTTTGAACAACTTCCCGATAGTGAAAAAATGTTCCTCCCTATGAATACAATCAAGCAGATAATATAA
- a CDS encoding gluconate 2-dehydrogenase subunit 3 family protein: MDRRQAIKQASYLMGGALSAPAILGVMKGCTPKKELNWQPGFLSEDQAAVVSEVAERIIPATDTPGAKDVGVPEFIDLMMKDIFGEEDQQQFVAGITQLEEMSQSEYSDGFADLEPEQMDALLTKLEAEAQENQEDGVKPFFKTMKELTLLGFCTSEAGATQVLQHVPVPGRYEGCISVEEAGGRAWAV; encoded by the coding sequence ATGGATCGACGACAAGCGATAAAACAAGCCAGTTACTTGATGGGTGGCGCACTCTCTGCTCCGGCTATTTTGGGAGTCATGAAAGGCTGTACGCCTAAAAAAGAACTCAATTGGCAACCCGGATTTCTATCCGAAGATCAGGCCGCCGTAGTTTCGGAAGTAGCCGAGCGCATTATTCCGGCTACTGATACTCCGGGAGCTAAAGACGTAGGCGTACCGGAGTTTATTGACCTAATGATGAAGGATATCTTTGGCGAAGAAGACCAGCAGCAGTTCGTAGCCGGAATTACCCAGTTAGAAGAAATGAGCCAGAGTGAGTACAGCGATGGTTTTGCCGATTTGGAACCTGAGCAAATGGATGCTTTGCTCACCAAACTAGAAGCTGAGGCGCAGGAAAATCAAGAAGATGGTGTAAAGCCCTTCTTTAAAACGATGAAGGAACTGACCCTACTCGGGTTTTGCACTTCCGAAGCCGGAGCTACTCAAGTACTTCAGCACGTACCCGTTCCCGGACGCTACGAAGGTTGTATTTCGGTAGAAGAAGCCGGAGGTCGTGCCTGGGCAGTGTAA
- a CDS encoding arsenite methyltransferase — protein sequence MEKEQELKSLVRERYAKIAEQGKAENASSCCGATNPSDKVYNIMVDDYSDTSGYVEDADLGLGCGLPTQFAKIQQGDTVMDLGSGAGNDCFVARHETGSEGKVIGIDFTPTMIKKARINAEKLGYNNVEFREGDIDDMPVNNAVADVIVSNCVLNLVPNKKKVIGEIYRVLKPGGHFSISDIVLVGDLPNALRQDAEMYAGCVAGAIQKEEYLQAITDRGFQNVKIQKEKPIDIPADILDRYLSQEEAASFNHNGTGIFSITVYAEKPGTKAEKTNLKLSEIQSADACKPESGCC from the coding sequence ATGGAAAAAGAGCAAGAATTAAAAAGCCTGGTGAGAGAGCGTTACGCTAAAATCGCTGAACAAGGCAAAGCCGAAAATGCCTCTTCCTGCTGCGGAGCTACCAACCCATCGGACAAAGTGTACAATATTATGGTAGATGACTATTCCGACACCAGCGGTTACGTAGAAGATGCCGATCTTGGGTTAGGCTGTGGCCTTCCGACTCAGTTCGCTAAAATACAGCAGGGAGATACGGTCATGGACTTGGGTTCCGGTGCCGGTAATGACTGCTTTGTGGCCCGGCACGAAACCGGCAGTGAGGGTAAAGTTATCGGGATTGATTTCACCCCCACGATGATCAAAAAGGCTCGTATCAATGCAGAAAAACTGGGCTATAACAACGTAGAATTTAGAGAAGGCGATATTGATGATATGCCGGTAAATAATGCTGTGGCCGATGTCATTGTCAGTAATTGCGTGCTGAACCTGGTACCCAACAAGAAAAAAGTTATCGGTGAAATCTACCGAGTACTGAAACCAGGTGGACACTTCAGTATTTCGGATATTGTTTTAGTAGGTGATCTTCCCAATGCTTTACGGCAAGATGCTGAGATGTACGCGGGTTGTGTTGCCGGAGCCATTCAGAAAGAAGAATATCTACAAGCAATTACGGATCGAGGTTTTCAAAACGTAAAAATTCAAAAAGAAAAACCAATCGACATACCTGCTGATATTCTTGACCGATACCTCTCCCAAGAAGAGGCAGCATCGTTTAACCACAACGGGACCGGAATTTTTAGCATCACCGTATACGCTGAAAAGCCCGGAACCAAAGCAGAAAAAACTAATCTGAAACTTTCCGAAATTCAGTCAGCCGATGCCTGTAAGCCCGAGAGTGGCTGCTGTTAA
- a CDS encoding cysteine desulfurase family protein — MQVYLDNAATTALDPAVLEAMLPYMTDHYGNPSSTHAHGRQTRSAIEQARKKVAELLNVTPSEIFFTSGGTEADNTAICCSIDSHNLRRAITSRLEHHAVLHTLQELEKQQKIQLDFVEFDERGNIDLNHLEKLLRQPERALVSLMHGNNEIGNLTDIQRVGELCAEHDAIFHSDTVQTLAHYPIDLKEIPVHCIAGAAHKFHGPKGVGLLYLAKGHKVCPLLHGGGQERNMRGGTENLYGIVGFAKALELSHTHMDEHSLHIKSLKQRMIEGLQEQIPGVQFNGMSADLDDSLYTVLNISLPPSEDNDMLLFNLDLNQISTSGGSACSSGAQQGSHVLRALQCDPQRGAVRLSFSRHNTTEEVEYVVKTLKSLYPVAVAQ, encoded by the coding sequence ATGCAAGTTTACCTAGACAATGCAGCGACTACGGCACTTGATCCTGCGGTCTTAGAAGCAATGCTTCCCTACATGACCGATCACTACGGCAATCCGTCGTCTACCCACGCTCACGGGCGGCAAACCCGTTCGGCGATTGAGCAGGCTCGCAAGAAGGTAGCCGAGCTGCTGAACGTTACTCCCTCCGAAATTTTCTTTACTTCGGGGGGCACAGAGGCGGATAATACCGCTATCTGTTGTTCTATTGATTCTCATAATCTCCGCCGGGCGATTACTTCGCGACTAGAACATCACGCGGTGCTGCATACGCTACAAGAATTAGAGAAACAGCAGAAAATTCAGCTCGATTTTGTAGAGTTTGACGAAAGGGGAAATATTGACCTCAATCATCTGGAGAAGTTACTTCGTCAACCTGAGCGGGCACTGGTATCGCTAATGCACGGTAATAATGAAATCGGTAACCTGACCGATATTCAGCGAGTAGGCGAACTCTGTGCCGAGCACGACGCTATTTTTCATTCGGATACGGTGCAAACCCTGGCACATTACCCTATCGACCTGAAAGAAATTCCCGTTCATTGCATTGCCGGCGCGGCGCATAAGTTTCACGGTCCCAAGGGCGTTGGTTTACTGTACCTGGCTAAAGGCCATAAGGTTTGCCCACTATTGCACGGCGGTGGGCAGGAACGCAATATGCGGGGCGGTACCGAAAACCTCTACGGCATCGTGGGCTTCGCCAAAGCCTTAGAACTAAGCCACACGCATATGGATGAGCACTCCCTACACATTAAGTCGCTGAAACAACGCATGATTGAGGGGTTGCAAGAACAGATTCCGGGAGTACAGTTCAATGGAATGTCGGCTGATCTGGACGATAGTTTGTACACAGTATTAAACATAAGCCTACCGCCCTCAGAAGATAATGATATGCTGCTGTTTAACCTGGATTTGAACCAGATTTCAACTTCCGGTGGCTCGGCCTGCTCCAGTGGAGCGCAACAAGGCTCGCACGTGCTTCGCGCCCTTCAGTGCGATCCGCAGCGAGGGGCAGTGCGCCTTTCTTTCAGTCGCCACAACACCACTGAGGAAGTTGAATACGTAGTAAAGACATTAAAATCACTTTACCCGGTAGCCGTTGCGCAGTAA
- the lpdA gene encoding dihydrolipoyl dehydrogenase, whose protein sequence is MAEKSYDLIVIGSGPGGYVAAIRAAQLDMKVAVVEKAELGGVCLNWGCIPTKALLKSAQVFEYIKHASDYGISVKDAEVDFGGMVKRSRNTAGKMSKGIQFLFRKNKIDTLVGHGKIAGKGKVEVKGEDGKSQTYSAKHIILATGGHARELPSIPIDGEKIIEYRKAMVMDEQPKKMVVVGSGAIGCEFAYFYNTIGTEVTIVEYLPNIIPLEDEEVSKQLEKIYKKKGIKIMTNSEVTSVDTKGKSCKVKVKSKDGKESTIECDVVLSAVGVATNLKNVGVETVGLKLNDRKTHVEVDDFYRTNVEGVYAIGDIVKGPALAHVASAEGITCVEAIAGMNPEPLDYNNLPGCTYCWPEVASVGYTEKAAKEAGYDIRVGKFPFSASGKASAAGANEGFVKVIFDKKYGEWLGAHMIGANVTEMIAEVVAARKLETTGHEIIKSVHPHPTMSEAVMEAAAAAYEEVIHL, encoded by the coding sequence ATGGCAGAAAAATCATATGATCTTATTGTAATTGGAAGTGGCCCTGGCGGCTACGTAGCCGCTATTCGCGCCGCCCAGTTAGACATGAAAGTGGCAGTAGTAGAGAAGGCTGAACTAGGGGGCGTATGCCTCAACTGGGGCTGTATTCCTACCAAAGCACTACTAAAAAGTGCCCAGGTTTTTGAATACATCAAACACGCTTCGGACTACGGCATTAGCGTAAAGGATGCGGAAGTGGACTTTGGGGGAATGGTGAAACGTAGCCGGAATACGGCGGGAAAAATGAGTAAGGGTATCCAGTTTTTGTTCCGCAAAAACAAAATCGACACCTTAGTAGGTCACGGCAAAATAGCTGGAAAAGGTAAAGTAGAGGTAAAAGGCGAAGACGGAAAGTCACAGACCTACTCCGCTAAACACATCATTCTGGCTACTGGAGGGCACGCGCGCGAATTGCCTAGTATCCCGATTGATGGAGAGAAAATTATTGAGTATCGTAAGGCAATGGTTATGGATGAGCAACCCAAGAAAATGGTAGTTGTTGGTTCGGGCGCGATTGGCTGTGAGTTTGCTTACTTCTATAATACTATTGGTACCGAAGTAACGATTGTAGAGTACTTACCGAATATCATTCCGCTGGAAGATGAGGAAGTGTCTAAGCAACTGGAGAAAATCTACAAGAAGAAGGGTATCAAAATTATGACTAACTCGGAGGTGACTTCGGTAGATACCAAGGGCAAAAGCTGTAAGGTGAAAGTAAAGTCAAAGGACGGCAAAGAGAGCACGATAGAATGTGATGTAGTACTTTCGGCAGTAGGAGTTGCCACTAACCTGAAAAACGTAGGCGTTGAGACAGTAGGCTTAAAGCTTAATGATCGTAAGACTCACGTGGAGGTAGATGATTTTTATCGTACTAATGTGGAAGGAGTTTACGCCATTGGCGATATTGTGAAAGGCCCCGCTTTGGCGCACGTAGCTTCCGCTGAAGGTATCACGTGCGTAGAAGCCATTGCCGGAATGAACCCCGAACCATTAGACTATAATAACCTGCCGGGATGTACCTACTGCTGGCCTGAAGTAGCGTCAGTAGGCTACACCGAAAAAGCGGCCAAGGAAGCCGGTTATGACATCCGCGTTGGCAAATTTCCGTTCTCAGCTTCGGGTAAAGCCAGTGCTGCTGGAGCTAACGAAGGTTTTGTAAAAGTGATCTTCGATAAGAAGTACGGTGAATGGCTAGGTGCCCATATGATTGGGGCCAACGTTACCGAGATGATTGCTGAGGTAGTCGCCGCCCGTAAGCTGGAAACTACCGGGCACGAAATCATCAAATCCGTACACCCGCACCCTACCATGTCGGAAGCGGTGATGGAAGCTGCTGCGGCTGCCTACGAAGAGGTGATTCATTTGTAG
- a CDS encoding PadR family transcriptional regulator — translation MKSPSLGEFEELVLLVVAAQHDQAYGVSILEDLEEKLSKKINISAVHVALKRMEDKGFVESRFGGITSERGGRRKKYYIITAFGKQMLDQQYALRTSIYQQIPNISFG, via the coding sequence ATGAAATCCCCATCTCTCGGCGAATTTGAAGAACTGGTTCTACTCGTTGTAGCCGCTCAACACGATCAGGCTTACGGAGTGTCTATTTTGGAAGACTTGGAAGAAAAGCTAAGTAAAAAGATCAATATCAGCGCAGTGCATGTAGCCCTGAAACGAATGGAAGACAAAGGCTTCGTCGAGTCTCGTTTTGGCGGTATTACCAGCGAGCGGGGTGGCCGTCGGAAGAAGTACTACATCATCACTGCTTTTGGCAAGCAGATGCTCGACCAACAGTACGCGCTACGCACCAGTATTTATCAACAAATTCCTAATATTTCTTTCGGCTAA